A single region of the Montipora capricornis isolate CH-2021 chromosome 13, ASM3666992v2, whole genome shotgun sequence genome encodes:
- the LOC138029765 gene encoding immunoglobulin-like and fibronectin type III domain-containing protein 1, with the protein MTQDKDIQVESLWVKWTPPIGNGGSNITGYRVTVLQDGKVIINKTTTSDKLQCFVDKGLTKSTNYTLRVSALNKVFEGIADEKNVITKYQGAPATAEIIDLPAVTKSQNVTLKWNEPQNNGASITLYTVYQRDVKKGDIKGEWIKIREIKDLSRRQVVVSLEKNKVYEFVVTANNSFGESLREGQNIRQLNVSGGIPEPVKNIKVERKDDSVTLSWFEPENNGAAIIRYSIYKKIGSDAEWRKVEDLEVEEGFKFEYTLTLERGKNYELMVTATNKFGESAMNEDNIQKVEVPNGATADPNAQTGTTGVDPAIIAGAAAVGVLLILGLIILVIWRKRRKTPSETGSATAGLQGPYPDELADGYSAVGAAQQLQEGGLVADVTYAQVDKSKKKKKTKTPVTDVYAQVNKSKNSNKKRNRQPGELEYAELDDFRPNTQPAPQASGATARPLVRAPVYEGTEYADITQFGVPQSEPTYDNVPRKKDVVYSNVESM; encoded by the exons ATGACACAGGATAAAGACATTCAGGTTGAATCATTGTGGGTAAAATGGACTCCACCAATTGGTAATGGAGGGAGTAATATCACAGGATATCGTGTAACAGTTCTACAGGATGGAAAAGTGATAATAAATAAAACCACAACCTCTGACAAGCTTCAGTGCTTTGTGGATAAAGGTTTGACCAAAAGCACGAACTATACTTTGAGAGTCTCTGCCCTAAATAAGGTTTTTGAAGGAATAGCAGATGAAAAGAATGTGATCACTAAGTATCAAG GTGCCCCAGCTACCGCTGAAATTATAGATTTGCCAGCTGTAACAAAAAGTCAGAATGTGACACTAAAATGGAATGAGCCACAGAACAATGGAGCATCCATAACTCTGTACACAGTGTACCAAAGAGATGTAAAAAAGGGTGATATAAAGGGGGAATGGATCAAAATACGGGAAATTAAGGACTTATCAAGGCGTCAAGTGGTTGTTTCATTGGAGAAAAACAAGGTGTATGAGTTTGTGGTTACCGCCAATAATAGTTTCGGTGAAAGTTTGCGAGAAGGACAAAACATCAGACAACTTAATGTTTCAGGAG GTATTCCGGAGCCtgtgaaaaatataaaagtcgAGCGAAAAGATGACAGTGTAACCCTCAGTTGGTTTGAACCAGAAAATAATGGAGCAGCCATCATTAGGTACTCCATCTACAAAAAAATTGGTAGTGACGCAGAGTGGAGAAAAGTTGAAGACTTAGAAGTAGAAGAGGGTTTCAAGTTTGAATACACTCTTACATTAGAGAGAGGCAAAAACTATGAATTGATGGTGACTGCAACCAACAAATTTGGTGAGAGTGCCATGAATGAAGACAACATCCAGAAGGTTGAAGTGCCCAATGGAG CGACAGCAGACCCAAATGCACAAACAGGGACAACAGGAGTAGATCCCGCCATTATTGCCGGGGCAGCAGCTGTTGGAGTTCTTCTCATTCTTGGTCtgatcatacttgtgatttggAGGAAACGAAGGAAGACCCCATCGGAAA CTGGATCAGCAACAGCCGGTCT GCAAGGTCCATACCCAGATGAACTGGCTGATGGATACTCGGCTGTTGGTGCAGCTCAACAGCTGCAGGAAGGAGGACTTGTTGCTGATGTGACTTATGCACAAGTTGACAagtcgaagaagaagaagaagaccaaAACACCAGTGACTGATGTGTATGCCCAAGTTAACAAGTCCAAGAATTCCAACAAGAAGCGTAACAGG caACCTGGTGAATTAGAGTATGCCGAACTGGACGATTTCAGACCCAATACTCAGCCCGCTCCTCAGGCTTCTGGCGCAACTGCCAGACCACTTGTCCGAGCACCAGTTTATGAAGGAACAGAATACGCAGACATAACACAGTTTGGTGTCCCACAAAGTGAACCTACTTACGACAATGTGCCAAGGAAAAAAGACGTGGTCTACTCCAATGTGGAGAGTATGTGA